The Streptomyces pactum genome contains a region encoding:
- a CDS encoding DUF979 domain-containing protein, giving the protein MIKVEWLYWLIGLVFVVMAVQMAADRSNPKRWTSAAFWGLLGLTFPYGTGVANATAHNGDWTLPAEPLGVAVLALIGLAGFNFLGKGVPVTTTAEQRDASAKRLGSKIFVPALTIPLVAIVCASVLDESGLFESGKATLLGLGLGCVVALVVGMLVTGEKRLSVPIHSGRSMLEAMGSALVLPQLLAVLGSIFAAAGVGTQVGDIVNDVLPDDSKYLAVITYCVGMFLFTVIMGNAFAAFPVMTAAIGWPVLIQQMHGNEPAVLAIGMLAGFSGTLCTPMAANFNIVPATLLELKDQYGPIKAQLPTGIALLGCCTVIMSLFAF; this is encoded by the coding sequence GTGATCAAGGTCGAATGGCTGTACTGGCTGATAGGCCTCGTCTTCGTCGTCATGGCCGTGCAGATGGCCGCCGACCGCAGCAACCCCAAGCGGTGGACGTCCGCCGCGTTCTGGGGCCTGCTCGGGCTCACCTTCCCCTACGGCACCGGTGTCGCCAACGCCACGGCCCACAACGGCGACTGGACCCTGCCCGCCGAACCGCTCGGCGTCGCGGTCCTCGCCCTGATCGGACTCGCCGGGTTCAACTTCCTCGGCAAGGGCGTCCCGGTCACCACGACCGCCGAGCAGCGCGACGCCTCCGCCAAAAGGCTCGGGAGCAAGATCTTCGTTCCCGCCCTCACCATCCCGCTCGTCGCCATCGTCTGCGCCTCCGTGCTCGACGAGTCCGGCCTGTTCGAGTCGGGCAAGGCCACGCTGCTCGGGCTCGGCCTCGGATGCGTCGTCGCACTCGTCGTCGGCATGCTGGTCACCGGTGAGAAGAGGCTCTCCGTCCCGATCCACTCCGGCCGCTCCATGCTGGAGGCGATGGGCTCCGCCCTGGTGCTGCCGCAGCTCCTGGCCGTACTCGGCTCGATCTTCGCCGCCGCCGGAGTCGGCACCCAGGTCGGCGACATCGTGAACGACGTCCTGCCGGACGACTCCAAGTACCTCGCCGTCATCACGTACTGCGTCGGCATGTTCCTGTTCACCGTCATCATGGGCAACGCCTTCGCCGCCTTCCCCGTGATGACGGCGGCGATCGGCTGGCCCGTGCTCATCCAGCAGATGCACGGCAACGAGCCCGCCGTCCTCGCGATCGGCATGCTGGCCGGGTTCAGCGGCACGCTCTGCACCCCGATGGCCGCCAACTTCAACATCGTCCCGGCCACCCTGCTCGAGCTCAAGGACCAGTACGGGCCGATCAAGGCACAGCTCCCGACGGGCATCGCGCTACTGGGCTGCTGCACCGTCATCATGTCGCTCTTCGCCTTCTGA
- the pcp gene encoding pyroglutamyl-peptidase I, which yields MTRVLITGFAPFGGASVNPSWQAASLVAAEPPTGLSVTATELPCVFGQSLDVLRDAVRAEGPDLVLCLGQAGGRPGVTVERVGLNVDDARIPDNAGRRPVDEPVVPGGPAAYFSTLPVKACVAAMREAGVPAALSNTAGTFVCNHVAYGLGHLIATEFPHTRGGFAHVPWAPEQVTDGTAPSLPPATVAHGLRALLATAARTPADQDLKVTEGATH from the coding sequence ATGACCCGTGTCCTCATCACCGGCTTCGCGCCCTTCGGCGGCGCGAGCGTGAACCCGTCCTGGCAGGCGGCCTCTCTGGTCGCCGCCGAACCGCCGACCGGACTCAGCGTCACCGCCACCGAACTCCCCTGCGTCTTCGGGCAGTCCCTCGACGTACTGCGCGACGCCGTCCGCGCCGAAGGCCCCGACCTGGTGCTGTGCCTCGGCCAGGCGGGCGGACGCCCCGGCGTCACCGTCGAACGCGTCGGCCTCAACGTCGACGACGCTCGCATCCCCGACAACGCCGGCCGGCGGCCCGTCGACGAACCGGTGGTCCCCGGCGGCCCCGCCGCGTACTTCTCCACCCTCCCCGTCAAGGCTTGTGTCGCCGCGATGCGCGAGGCCGGAGTCCCCGCCGCCCTCTCCAACACCGCCGGCACCTTCGTCTGCAACCACGTGGCCTACGGCCTCGGCCATCTCATCGCCACCGAGTTCCCGCACACACGAGGCGGCTTCGCGCACGTCCCCTGGGCCCCGGAACAGGTCACCGACGGCACCGCGCCGTCCCTGCCGCCCGCCACCGTCGCCCACGGCCTGCGCGCCCTGCTGGCCACCGCCGCCCGCACACCGGCGGACCAGGACCTGAAGGTCACCGAAGGAGCCACCCACTGA
- a CDS encoding DUF2891 domain-containing protein, with amino-acid sequence MPLGTYAAPFAGLALANITREYPNFPAHLIASPDEPRAPRALHPAFYGAYDWHSSVHMHWLLVRLLRRHGGTPALPDTGPAVDVLDRHLTPAKLAAEAAYLRDHPSFERPYGWAWLLALAAECRALAGEAGARRAFAGEAGARWTAALAPAVAAVDRLLADWLPKATYPVRHGNHPNSAFALPLALDSRELTAATDRAVRERLLTWFADDHDAPAHWEPSGQDFLSPALSEADAMRRVLPKERFAQWLDRFLPALGTGAPCPPLDVPVVSDRADPQIGHLLGLTLSRAAALRSLADALPDGSVRTRLATAAEAHLTAGLPAVERGDFTTDHWLATFAALALDPVTGG; translated from the coding sequence ATGCCGCTCGGTACCTACGCGGCCCCCTTCGCCGGGCTCGCCCTCGCCAACATCACCCGCGAGTACCCCAACTTCCCCGCCCACCTGATCGCCTCTCCCGACGAGCCACGCGCTCCCCGCGCCCTCCACCCGGCCTTCTACGGTGCCTACGACTGGCATTCCTCCGTCCACATGCACTGGCTCCTGGTCCGGCTGCTCCGCCGCCACGGCGGAACACCCGCCCTGCCGGACACCGGGCCGGCCGTCGACGTACTCGACCGGCACCTGACCCCCGCCAAACTCGCCGCGGAAGCCGCCTACCTCCGTGACCACCCCTCGTTCGAGCGGCCCTACGGCTGGGCCTGGCTGCTCGCGCTCGCCGCCGAGTGCCGGGCCCTCGCGGGCGAGGCGGGTGCGCGCAGGGCCTTCGCGGGCGAGGCGGGTGCGCGCTGGACCGCGGCCCTGGCACCGGCCGTCGCAGCCGTCGACCGGCTGCTGGCCGACTGGCTGCCCAAGGCGACGTATCCCGTACGCCACGGCAACCACCCCAACAGCGCCTTCGCGTTGCCCCTCGCACTCGACTCGCGAGAACTGACGGCCGCGACCGACCGTGCGGTACGGGAACGCCTGCTGACCTGGTTCGCCGACGACCACGACGCACCGGCGCACTGGGAACCGTCGGGACAGGACTTCCTGTCCCCAGCGCTGAGCGAGGCCGACGCGATGCGCAGGGTGCTCCCGAAGGAGCGGTTCGCCCAGTGGCTCGACCGCTTCCTGCCCGCGCTTGGCACCGGCGCCCCCTGCCCGCCGCTCGACGTACCGGTCGTCTCCGACCGGGCCGATCCGCAGATCGGCCATCTGCTCGGCCTGACCCTCAGCAGGGCGGCCGCGTTGCGCTCCCTCGCCGACGCCCTGCCCGACGGCTCGGTCCGCACTCGCCTGGCCACGGCGGCCGAGGCTCACCTCACGGCGGGACTGCCGGCGGTGGAGCGCGGCGACTTCACCACCGATCACTGGCTGGCGACCTTCGCGGCGCTGGCACTCGACCCTGTCACCGGCGGCTGA
- a CDS encoding ABC-F family ATP-binding cassette domain-containing protein, with the protein MAASSLTTSQIALAEVTKRYGDRIVLDRVSFTVRPGEKAGIVGDNGSGKSTLLRLLAGQEPVDNGSLTVSAPGGIGHLRQTLDLPDATCVGDAVDHVLGELRALERRIRHAEEALAAAGPAELAHYAALTAEFEARGGHGADRRVEVSLRRLGEQASIDRTRPLGTLSGGQRSRLALAATLASAPELLLLDEPTNDLDDEAVAWLEGRLRRHRGTVIVATHDRAFLDRVTSTVLEVDHDQHTVRRYGNGYAGYLAAKSAARARWVWEHEQWNVEVGRHRHLAESGIGQLAEIPRKGPWAFSGAGAFRARSRSHGAQSRIRNARERLQRLTDHPVPPPPKTLRFTGRVDGTPTAADTATAVHLEGALVEGRLYVPSLRLAPGDRLLVTGPNGVGKSTLLQLLAGELPPDAGAVRRPRRVGFLRQQSPPEAAFDDRTLLAAFAAGKAGQPDEYADVLLALGLFHAADLAVPVRALSVGQRRKLELARLVTAGPLDVLLLDEPTNHLAPSLVEEVESALAHYTGTLVVVTHDRLLRERFRGSRLELPVAGEKTRRN; encoded by the coding sequence GTGGCTGCTTCCTCCCTCACCACCTCCCAGATCGCTCTCGCGGAGGTGACCAAGCGCTATGGCGACCGCATCGTGCTGGACCGCGTCTCCTTCACCGTCCGCCCCGGCGAGAAGGCCGGGATCGTCGGGGACAACGGCTCCGGCAAATCCACTCTCCTACGGCTGCTCGCGGGACAGGAGCCGGTCGACAACGGCAGCCTGACCGTCTCCGCGCCGGGCGGGATCGGCCACCTGCGCCAGACTCTCGACCTGCCGGACGCCACGTGCGTCGGCGATGCCGTGGACCACGTACTGGGCGAACTGCGCGCCCTGGAACGCCGCATCCGGCACGCGGAGGAGGCGCTGGCCGCGGCGGGCCCGGCCGAGCTCGCGCACTACGCCGCGCTGACGGCCGAGTTCGAGGCACGCGGCGGACACGGAGCGGATCGCCGTGTCGAAGTGAGCCTGCGCCGACTCGGCGAGCAGGCGTCCATAGACCGCACGCGCCCGCTCGGCACCCTCTCCGGAGGTCAGCGCTCCCGGCTCGCGCTTGCCGCCACCCTGGCATCGGCCCCCGAACTGCTGCTGCTCGACGAGCCCACCAACGACCTGGACGACGAGGCCGTGGCCTGGCTCGAAGGACGCCTGCGCCGCCATCGGGGCACGGTGATCGTGGCCACGCACGATCGGGCGTTCCTGGACCGCGTCACCTCCACGGTGCTGGAGGTGGACCACGATCAGCACACGGTACGGCGCTACGGCAACGGATACGCCGGCTATCTCGCCGCCAAGTCGGCCGCCAGGGCCCGGTGGGTGTGGGAACACGAACAATGGAATGTCGAGGTCGGCAGGCACAGACACCTGGCCGAGTCCGGTATCGGGCAGTTGGCCGAGATCCCCCGCAAGGGCCCGTGGGCGTTCAGCGGCGCCGGGGCGTTCCGGGCGCGCTCGCGGTCCCACGGTGCACAGAGCCGCATCCGGAACGCACGCGAGCGGTTGCAACGGCTCACGGACCACCCCGTGCCGCCGCCTCCGAAGACGCTGCGGTTCACGGGCCGCGTCGACGGCACGCCGACCGCAGCGGACACGGCGACGGCCGTTCACCTGGAAGGCGCCCTGGTCGAGGGGCGATTGTACGTTCCGTCACTGCGACTGGCCCCCGGTGACCGGCTGCTCGTCACCGGACCCAACGGCGTCGGCAAGAGCACCCTTCTCCAACTGCTGGCAGGGGAACTGCCCCCCGACGCCGGTGCCGTGCGCCGGCCGCGGCGGGTCGGGTTCCTGCGTCAGCAGAGCCCGCCCGAAGCCGCCTTCGACGACCGGACGCTGCTCGCGGCCTTCGCCGCCGGCAAGGCGGGGCAGCCGGACGAGTACGCCGACGTACTGCTCGCGCTCGGTCTGTTCCACGCCGCCGACCTCGCGGTTCCCGTACGGGCGCTGTCCGTCGGGCAGCGCCGCAAGCTCGAACTGGCCCGACTCGTCACGGCCGGCCCACTCGACGTGCTGCTGCTCGACGAGCCGACGAACCACCTGGCCCCCTCCTTGGTGGAGGAGGTCGAGTCGGCCCTGGCCCACTACACCGGCACGCTGGTCGTGGTGACGCACGACCGACTCCTGCGGGAACGCTTCCGCGGGTCGCGTCTCGAGCTGCCCGTGGCGGGCGAGAAGACCCGTCGAAACTGA
- a CDS encoding glutaredoxin domain-containing protein has translation MMRAWMLPMSFVVSGVLVSTTLFVDGSRGVAVALVLLFVLLAGLHSPLAFPRSVGAAEAQRRSAVDGRPVVYWRAGCTYCLRLRFRLGRGARRLHWVDIWRDPAGAAVVRTANEGDETVPTVVVAGRPHVNPDPKWLRGQLPPSA, from the coding sequence ATGATGCGCGCGTGGATGTTGCCGATGTCGTTCGTGGTCTCGGGCGTTCTCGTCTCGACCACGCTGTTCGTCGACGGCTCCCGCGGTGTCGCCGTTGCACTTGTGCTCTTGTTCGTCCTGCTCGCGGGTCTGCACTCGCCGCTGGCCTTCCCCCGGTCGGTCGGAGCCGCGGAGGCACAGCGCCGGAGCGCGGTCGACGGCCGACCCGTCGTCTACTGGCGGGCGGGCTGCACGTACTGTCTGCGCCTGCGGTTCCGGTTGGGCCGCGGCGCCCGTCGGCTGCATTGGGTCGACATCTGGCGTGACCCGGCCGGCGCCGCGGTGGTCCGAACCGCCAACGAGGGTGACGAGACCGTGCCGACCGTCGTGGTGGCGGGCCGGCCGCATGTCAACCCCGACCCGAAGTGGCTGCGCGGGCAACTCCCTCCGAGCGCTTGA
- a CDS encoding dienelactone hydrolase family protein: MPTKTLHIPTADGRADAFAAFPDHGERHPAVLMYSDGFGIRPALREMARELAGHGYYVLVPNVFYRHGPAPVIELPERIGQEVRPAVFAQIMSMIEAHNVERVLSDADAYLGYLTTQPETGAGPVAVTGYCIGGLLAVRTAAAHPGQVAAVAGFHGPVGADGPDGLRGLTGEVYLGHAESDVTPEALGELNRALDAAGVDYTSEIYPGTVHGFTMSDTEAFDPDALRRHWDHLLPLLGRTLTGG; encoded by the coding sequence ATGCCCACCAAGACGCTGCACATTCCCACCGCGGACGGCCGGGCCGACGCCTTCGCCGCCTTCCCCGACCACGGCGAGCGGCACCCGGCGGTGCTCATGTACTCGGACGGCTTCGGCATCCGGCCCGCGTTGCGGGAGATGGCCCGCGAACTCGCCGGGCACGGCTACTACGTGCTCGTCCCCAACGTGTTCTACCGGCACGGCCCGGCTCCGGTGATCGAACTTCCCGAGCGCATCGGTCAAGAGGTCCGGCCGGCGGTCTTCGCCCAGATCATGTCCATGATCGAGGCGCACAACGTCGAACGTGTCCTGAGCGACGCCGACGCCTACCTCGGGTATCTCACCACCCAACCCGAGACCGGCGCCGGACCGGTCGCGGTGACCGGCTACTGCATAGGCGGCCTCCTGGCGGTGCGCACCGCTGCGGCTCACCCCGGCCAGGTGGCCGCCGTCGCCGGATTCCACGGTCCCGTGGGCGCCGACGGGCCCGACGGCCTGCGGGGTCTCACCGGCGAGGTCTACCTGGGGCACGCCGAGTCGGACGTGACGCCGGAGGCTCTCGGTGAGCTCAACCGGGCCTTGGACGCCGCGGGGGTCGACTACACCTCCGAGATTTACCCCGGCACCGTGCACGGCTTCACCATGTCCGACACCGAGGCCTTCGACCCCGACGCGCTGCGGCGCCACTGGGACCACCTGCTGCCCCTTCTCGGCCGCACCTTGACCGGGGGCTGA
- a CDS encoding DUF998 domain-containing protein: protein MQFVPKWVLFSSGCAPVLLIGGWTGAALFEGRAYDPATQTISTLGAYGASGFWVMTAAFLALGACHLLTAWGLRTAATAGRVALGGGGLAALAVALLPAPSSGGSLRHGAVVVVGFTLLAVWPVLAANGGAAAPWTLRLAPSITITTLMAAGGVWFLIEMQLHGNAGVAERVVTSVQSVWPFAVAASSPHHAEERAEQTAGPAP, encoded by the coding sequence ATGCAATTCGTCCCTAAATGGGTCCTGTTCTCGTCGGGGTGCGCGCCCGTCCTGCTGATCGGAGGCTGGACGGGCGCGGCACTTTTCGAAGGGCGTGCCTATGATCCCGCCACTCAAACGATCAGCACCCTGGGGGCCTACGGAGCTTCCGGCTTCTGGGTGATGACGGCGGCGTTCCTGGCCTTGGGCGCCTGTCACCTGCTGACCGCTTGGGGACTGCGGACCGCTGCCACCGCCGGACGCGTGGCGCTGGGCGGCGGTGGTCTCGCCGCGCTGGCAGTGGCACTGCTTCCCGCACCGAGCAGCGGGGGTTCACTGCGCCACGGCGCGGTGGTGGTGGTCGGCTTCACACTCCTGGCAGTGTGGCCGGTACTTGCCGCCAACGGTGGTGCAGCCGCTCCCTGGACGCTGCGGCTTGCGCCCTCGATCACGATCACCACTCTGATGGCCGCCGGTGGAGTGTGGTTCCTGATCGAGATGCAGCTACACGGCAACGCCGGCGTCGCCGAACGCGTCGTGACGTCTGTCCAGTCGGTGTGGCCCTTCGCGGTCGCCGCCTCCAGCCCTCACCACGCCGAGGAACGGGCCGAGCAGACGGCCGGTCCCGCGCCCTGA
- a CDS encoding alpha/beta fold hydrolase, with protein MRPCRNFVLIAGAWLGAWAWDDVVPTLRAAGHGVHPLTLSGLADKRGLPAGQQTHVRDIVDEVERLDLRDVVLVGHSYSGIPVGQAAERIGDRLARVVFVDSSVPADGESFVSTWWEGPAKLAAALAGNGGFWAPLTKADCDGQGLTDEQTARLVDGATPHPGASLADPAVLARPLGELPATYIKCLLDGAEPSDDVVRLLAGEQWRLVELNTGHWPMFSQPDGLARILLDTAW; from the coding sequence GTGCGGCCATGTCGAAACTTCGTACTGATCGCAGGCGCGTGGCTCGGAGCGTGGGCGTGGGATGACGTGGTGCCCACGCTGCGTGCGGCCGGCCACGGCGTTCACCCGTTGACGCTGTCCGGCCTCGCCGACAAGAGGGGCCTGCCTGCTGGGCAGCAGACTCACGTCAGGGACATCGTCGATGAGGTCGAGCGCCTCGATCTGCGCGATGTCGTGCTGGTCGGGCACAGCTACTCGGGAATCCCGGTCGGTCAGGCCGCCGAGCGGATCGGCGACCGGCTGGCGCGCGTGGTCTTCGTCGACTCCAGCGTTCCGGCCGACGGCGAGTCGTTCGTCTCCACCTGGTGGGAGGGCCCGGCGAAGCTGGCAGCCGCCCTCGCCGGGAACGGCGGCTTCTGGGCACCGCTGACCAAGGCCGACTGCGACGGTCAGGGCCTCACCGATGAGCAGACCGCCCGGCTCGTGGACGGTGCGACGCCGCACCCGGGTGCCTCCCTGGCCGACCCGGCCGTGCTGGCCCGGCCGCTCGGCGAGCTTCCGGCGACGTACATCAAGTGCCTGCTAGACGGTGCCGAGCCGAGCGACGACGTGGTGAGGCTACTGGCCGGCGAGCAGTGGCGGCTGGTCGAGCTGAACACCGGCCACTGGCCGATGTTCTCCCAGCCGGACGGACTGGCGCGGATCCTCCTCGACACGGCCTGGTAA
- a CDS encoding VOC family protein has translation MSLIRQFQVTFDCAEPERVARFWCEVLGYVVSSPPQGFATWDEFDRSRPPADQGAWFACSDPSDTGPRLFFQRVPEGKVAKNRLHLDVRVGTGLVGEERLATLEAECTRLVALGAVRVRLLYDGNDSCIVMQDIEGNEFCLD, from the coding sequence ATGTCACTGATCAGGCAGTTCCAGGTCACCTTCGACTGCGCGGAACCTGAGCGTGTCGCCCGCTTCTGGTGCGAGGTGCTGGGGTATGTCGTATCGTCGCCCCCGCAGGGGTTCGCCACCTGGGACGAGTTCGACCGCTCCCGGCCCCCTGCGGATCAGGGTGCATGGTTCGCCTGCAGTGATCCCTCCGATACGGGCCCGCGCCTGTTCTTCCAGCGCGTTCCCGAAGGGAAGGTGGCCAAGAACCGGCTGCACCTCGATGTGCGGGTCGGCACCGGGCTCGTGGGCGAAGAGCGCCTCGCCACGCTCGAAGCCGAGTGCACACGACTGGTCGCGCTCGGCGCCGTACGCGTGCGACTCCTGTACGACGGCAACGATTCGTGCATCGTGATGCAGGACATCGAGGGCAACGAGTTCTGTCTCGACTGA
- a CDS encoding fused MFS/spermidine synthase, translated as MTRLSSSPVTEGRPPHHGLGPRAAAVLVFGSSAAVLVVEIVSLRLLAPYLGLTLETSTMVIGIALTAIALGSWLGGRIADQVDPRRLIGPSLGISGAVVALTPAVLRTTAEWAPAMLLLIASLTILVPGALLSAVTPVVTKLRLSSLAETGTVVGRLSGVGTVGAIAGTVLTGFVLVSRLPVSGILIGLGSLLVIGSALVEWRTRGWSSAPVLTLVVVAGGLATTVAPGGCDAETRYHCAQVVADPERESGRTLVLDGVRHSYVDLDDPTFLKFTYVRAIASVTDAAFPEGEPLVAHHLGGGGLTLPRYLAATRPGTRSLVSEIDDGVVRVDRDRLGLRSVSGVRVRAEDGRLGLRRLDTGSRDLVIGDAFGGVSVPWHLTTMEAMTDVRRVLNEDGLYIANLIDHGALAFARAEAATLGAVFEHVALVGDPSDIGPDTTATAEGGNLVVLASDRPVDLRAAQEGLDARRTGWKIATGDDLTAWIGDAQLLTDDYAPVDQLLQPSRTRGKP; from the coding sequence GTGACCAGATTGTCTTCCTCGCCTGTCACCGAGGGCAGGCCTCCTCACCACGGCCTGGGTCCCCGTGCCGCTGCCGTGCTTGTGTTCGGGTCCTCGGCCGCGGTCCTGGTGGTCGAGATCGTCTCTTTACGGCTGTTGGCTCCCTACCTCGGCCTCACCCTCGAGACCAGCACCATGGTGATCGGTATCGCCCTCACCGCGATCGCCCTCGGCTCCTGGCTGGGCGGACGCATCGCCGACCAGGTCGATCCCCGTCGGCTCATAGGCCCCTCGCTCGGCATCTCGGGAGCGGTCGTGGCGCTCACCCCCGCCGTGCTGCGCACGACAGCGGAGTGGGCCCCGGCGATGCTCCTGCTGATCGCGTCGCTGACCATCCTCGTGCCGGGCGCGCTGCTCTCCGCGGTGACACCGGTGGTGACCAAGTTGCGCCTCTCCAGCCTCGCCGAGACCGGAACGGTCGTCGGCCGGCTGTCCGGCGTCGGCACCGTCGGAGCCATCGCGGGCACCGTCCTCACCGGCTTCGTCCTCGTGTCGCGCTTGCCGGTCAGCGGCATCCTGATCGGCCTCGGATCGCTGCTGGTGATCGGCTCGGCGCTGGTCGAGTGGCGAACGCGCGGGTGGAGCAGCGCCCCGGTCCTCACGCTCGTGGTCGTTGCCGGCGGCCTCGCCACGACGGTCGCGCCCGGCGGCTGCGACGCGGAGACCAGGTACCACTGCGCACAGGTCGTCGCGGACCCCGAGCGGGAGAGCGGCCGCACGCTCGTCCTGGACGGCGTGCGGCACTCCTACGTCGACCTCGACGACCCGACCTTCCTGAAGTTCACGTATGTGCGTGCCATCGCGTCGGTGACCGACGCCGCCTTCCCGGAAGGCGAGCCACTCGTCGCCCACCACCTGGGGGGCGGCGGGCTCACCCTTCCCCGATACCTTGCGGCCACGCGGCCCGGGACCCGCAGCCTGGTGTCCGAGATCGACGACGGCGTCGTGCGCGTCGACCGCGACCGACTCGGTCTGAGGTCGGTTTCGGGTGTCCGCGTACGCGCCGAGGACGGCAGGCTCGGCCTGCGGCGTCTGGACACCGGCAGCCGTGACCTCGTCATCGGCGACGCCTTCGGCGGCGTCAGCGTGCCATGGCACCTCACCACCATGGAGGCGATGACTGACGTACGGCGGGTGCTCAACGAGGACGGCCTGTACATCGCCAACCTCATCGATCACGGTGCTCTGGCCTTCGCACGTGCCGAAGCAGCCACCCTCGGCGCGGTCTTCGAGCACGTCGCCCTCGTCGGGGACCCGAGCGACATCGGCCCCGACACGACCGCCACCGCCGAGGGTGGCAATCTGGTGGTACTCGCCTCCGACCGGCCGGTCGACCTGCGCGCGGCCCAGGAAGGGCTGGACGCCAGGCGAACCGGCTGGAAGATCGCCACTGGAGACGACCTCACCGCCTGGATCGGCGACGCCCAACTGCTCACCGACGACTACGCACCCGTCGACCAGCTCCTCCAGCCCTCCAGGACACGAGGCAAACCGTGA